In the genome of Desulfuromonas sp. DDH964, one region contains:
- a CDS encoding HepT-like ribonuclease domain-containing protein, with protein sequence MFKRDIGLYLNDIDESMAAIEDYTAGLSYEAFAGDRKTYSATLREFIVIGEAIAGIPDSLKEKAPSVEWRLIKDFRNFIVHEYFGVDPRIVWDAVQKELPVLKVEVALLRQAYLAQDNPA encoded by the coding sequence ATGTTTAAACGAGACATTGGCCTCTATCTCAACGATATCGATGAATCGATGGCCGCCATCGAGGACTACACCGCAGGGTTGAGCTACGAAGCCTTTGCCGGTGATCGCAAAACCTACTCGGCGACGCTCCGGGAATTCATCGTCATTGGCGAAGCGATCGCTGGCATCCCCGACTCCCTGAAAGAAAAGGCGCCTTCCGTCGAATGGCGATTGATCAAGGACTTTCGTAACTTTATCGTCCATGAATATTTCGGTGTCGATCCGAGGATCGTCTGGGACGCCGTGCAAAAGGAATTACCTGTTCTCAAGGTTGAGGTTGCCCTGCTGCGCCAGGCTTACCTGGCCCAGGATAATCCTGCCTGA
- a CDS encoding nucleotidyltransferase family protein: MGIKSREEILEFLKEHKAELGAQFGVTRLGLAGSYARDEADPGSDIDIIVSLQSDNTFRSFFGLLHFLQDNLHHRIDLATEESLKPLVRQAIQRDIRYV; the protein is encoded by the coding sequence ATGGGAATCAAAAGTCGGGAGGAAATCCTCGAGTTTCTGAAAGAACACAAGGCGGAACTGGGTGCTCAGTTCGGGGTCACCCGTCTGGGTCTGGCCGGCAGTTACGCCCGAGATGAAGCCGACCCCGGCAGCGACATCGATATTATTGTCAGCCTGCAGTCCGACAACACCTTTCGATCCTTTTTCGGCCTGCTGCATTTCCTTCAGGACAACCTCCACCATCGCATCGATCTGGCGACTGAAGAGAGCCTCAAGCCGCTGGTGCGGCAGGCCATCCAGAGGGATATCCGTTATGTTTAA